The following are encoded in a window of Bordetella genomosp. 10 genomic DNA:
- a CDS encoding DMT family transporter: MSEVPSIQFPAARLALAMAVIGTVGAFATQAGLDPITTVFWRCVFAAIFLGIWCLARGLLPDRGLSAKSIGFAALGGVCMVLSWAGFFAGFAMTSIATTTIVYHIQPFFVVLIGITVFKERITLDQLVWMVGAFIGVVLASGLVMSSRPISAAWMLGIAVTLGAALLYAIATILAKGLGRQRPEITILCQTVVGIVLLAPFADLGRSVPLASWGWLVGIGMLHTGVAYVLMYSAYPRLTTPVIGVLTFIYPIVAIVIDWAFYDHPLGFMQAVGMLLIALGTLGVRLGWRVLPRGASAA, from the coding sequence ATGAGCGAAGTGCCATCCATCCAATTTCCTGCTGCCCGCCTGGCTCTGGCCATGGCGGTCATTGGCACGGTGGGCGCTTTCGCCACGCAGGCCGGTCTCGATCCGATCACCACGGTCTTCTGGCGCTGCGTATTCGCTGCCATATTTCTCGGCATCTGGTGTCTGGCGCGAGGACTTCTGCCGGACCGCGGCCTGTCGGCCAAATCGATAGGGTTCGCCGCGCTTGGCGGCGTCTGTATGGTGTTGAGCTGGGCGGGCTTTTTCGCCGGCTTCGCCATGACTTCGATCGCCACCACTACCATCGTCTATCACATCCAGCCCTTCTTCGTGGTGCTGATCGGCATAACGGTGTTCAAGGAGCGCATCACGCTCGACCAGCTTGTGTGGATGGTCGGCGCCTTCATCGGGGTCGTGCTTGCGAGCGGCCTAGTCATGTCATCCAGACCCATCTCCGCGGCCTGGATGCTCGGGATCGCGGTGACACTGGGAGCCGCGCTCCTCTATGCCATTGCCACAATTCTCGCTAAAGGGCTTGGCCGACAGCGGCCGGAGATCACCATCCTTTGCCAGACGGTCGTCGGGATCGTTCTGCTTGCACCCTTTGCCGATCTTGGCCGCTCCGTGCCGCTGGCGTCTTGGGGCTGGCTCGTCGGCATCGGCATGCTGCATACAGGCGTCGCCTACGTGCTGATGTATTCGGCCTATCCGCGCCTGACGACACCGGTCATTGGCGTATTGACCTTCATCTATCCCATCGTCGCTATTGTCATTGACTGGGCTTTCTACGACCATCCGCTAGGGTTCATGCAGGCAGTCGGCATGCTACTCATTGCGCTAGGAACGCTGGGAGTGCGGCTCGGCTGGCGCGTGTTACCTCGCGGAGCTTCCGCGGCTTAG
- a CDS encoding TetR/AcrR family transcriptional regulator: MDEVLDKAIGVFRTQGYHATSINDLAAATGLAGGSLYKAFRVKDAVFRAAFERYNDIRNGQIKRLLEMDKTGREKIRELISLYVESSHGEKGRQGCLVVGSAVELSTLERSSAKYVEDALARLQKTIETLIRMGQADGSIPQSVEVTAASRFILCLLQGLRVIGKTAPTKRETAAAADLALKILS, translated from the coding sequence ATGGATGAAGTGCTGGACAAAGCCATAGGCGTATTCAGGACGCAGGGCTACCACGCCACGTCCATCAACGATCTGGCTGCTGCCACGGGATTGGCAGGCGGGAGCCTATATAAGGCATTCCGAGTCAAGGATGCCGTGTTCCGAGCGGCGTTCGAGCGTTACAACGACATCCGAAACGGCCAAATCAAACGACTCCTCGAAATGGACAAAACGGGGCGCGAGAAGATCCGCGAGCTGATCTCGCTGTATGTCGAGAGCTCTCATGGCGAAAAAGGCCGGCAAGGGTGTCTGGTCGTCGGCAGCGCCGTGGAGCTTTCCACGTTGGAGCGCAGCAGCGCGAAGTACGTCGAAGATGCCTTGGCTCGTCTGCAAAAGACCATCGAGACGCTGATAAGGATGGGACAGGCCGACGGATCGATTCCTCAATCAGTGGAGGTAACGGCCGCCTCCCGATTCATCTTGTGCCTGCTGCAAGGCCTGCGCGTCATCGGGAAAACCGCGCCCACGAAACGAGAAACGGCCGCAGCGGCTGATTTGGCGCTGAAAATTCTCAGCTAA
- a CDS encoding amidase has translation MTVSMSSAIDRLDALAYAAAHEQARALAAGETSASALLEHLLARIERHNPRLNAIIARDDAAARAAARAADAALARGERKPLLGVPVTVKENFNVAGLITSVGDPAHAGNRATQDAPAVAALREAGAVLIGKTNVPLALADLQSYNDIYGATLNPWDETRTPGGSSGGAAAAVAAGLTGLELGTDIGGSIRIPAHFTGVFGHKPTVGLVHNGGTGVPAGRQTLRDLAVAGPLARSAQDLELALQVLLNRDPLASKAWRAQLPASRHERLRDFTVLLLAQWPGQEASRSELRVHARLLDILQAAGARVLRPADLPSGLLPDLNAAHVLYRSLLGASLPPRPSLPEGVTIDGLRNLGDEDDPDAAWLRAPYLSHHEWLQKHEARLQLRNRWEAFFGAVDLVLTPVLATTAFRHDHSPKDARRTPVEYPSGTRSLRFAELFNWAGLPVLPGLPATSFPLGIDEDGLPYGAQAVGPYLEDLTPIRFAHLLERAGAIGFQAPSGLD, from the coding sequence GTGACCGTCTCAATGTCCTCCGCGATCGACCGGCTCGACGCGCTGGCCTACGCCGCAGCCCATGAACAGGCCCGCGCGCTGGCCGCGGGCGAGACCAGCGCTTCGGCACTGCTCGAGCACCTGCTGGCGCGCATCGAACGCCACAATCCGCGGCTCAACGCCATCATCGCGCGCGACGACGCGGCGGCCCGCGCCGCCGCCCGGGCTGCCGACGCGGCACTGGCGCGCGGCGAACGCAAGCCGCTGCTGGGCGTGCCCGTGACGGTCAAGGAAAACTTCAACGTCGCGGGCCTGATCACCAGCGTCGGCGACCCGGCCCATGCCGGCAACCGCGCGACGCAGGACGCCCCCGCCGTGGCGGCGCTGCGCGAGGCCGGCGCCGTGCTGATAGGCAAGACCAACGTGCCGCTGGCGCTGGCCGACCTGCAAAGCTACAACGACATCTACGGTGCCACCCTCAATCCCTGGGACGAAACCCGCACGCCGGGCGGCTCCTCGGGCGGAGCGGCCGCCGCCGTCGCGGCCGGCCTCACCGGGCTGGAGCTGGGCACCGACATCGGCGGATCCATCCGCATCCCGGCGCACTTCACCGGCGTCTTCGGCCACAAGCCGACCGTCGGCTTGGTTCACAACGGCGGCACGGGCGTGCCGGCCGGCCGGCAGACGCTTCGCGACCTGGCCGTAGCCGGCCCACTGGCCCGCAGCGCGCAAGACCTGGAACTGGCCCTGCAGGTGCTGCTGAACCGCGATCCGCTGGCAAGCAAGGCCTGGCGCGCGCAACTGCCCGCCAGCCGGCACGAGCGGCTGCGGGATTTCACCGTGCTGCTATTGGCGCAGTGGCCGGGGCAGGAGGCCTCGCGCTCCGAATTGCGGGTGCACGCGCGTCTGCTGGACATTCTGCAAGCGGCCGGCGCGCGGGTGCTGCGGCCGGCCGACCTGCCGTCGGGCCTGCTGCCCGACCTCAACGCCGCGCACGTGCTGTACCGCAGCCTGCTGGGAGCCTCTCTGCCGCCGCGCCCCTCGCTGCCGGAAGGCGTGACGATAGACGGCCTGCGCAATCTCGGCGACGAGGACGACCCCGACGCCGCCTGGCTGCGCGCGCCCTATCTCTCTCACCACGAATGGCTGCAAAAACACGAGGCGCGCCTGCAACTGCGCAATCGGTGGGAAGCCTTCTTCGGCGCGGTCGACTTGGTGCTCACGCCGGTGCTGGCCACAACCGCGTTCCGCCACGACCATTCCCCCAAGGATGCCCGCCGCACGCCCGTGGAATACCCGTCTGGCACGCGCAGCCTGCGCTTTGCCGAACTCTTCAATTGGGCAGGCCTGCCGGTGCTGCCCGGCCTGCCCGCCACCAGTTTCCCGCTCGGCATCGACGAGGACGGCCTGCCCTATGGCGCGCAGGCAGTCGGTCCTTACTTGGAAGACCTGACACCCATCCGCTTCGCCCACCTGCTGGAGCGCGCCGGCGCCATCGGCTTCCAGGCGCCCTCGGGGCTGGACTGA
- a CDS encoding LysR substrate-binding domain-containing protein: MKEAIRYTDRAMPTPLDRDLLKTFVAVVEAGSFSHAAPKIGRSQSAVSMQMQRLEQTVGKPLLIRGVKAVVPNAAGTELLVHARRLLKLSDEAWASITQPEEIGCVRLGVPDDYAAYLLPPVLARFAAEHALVTVELVCEPSSALVEAIGAGRIDLAIVTRLPDQAIEVVRREPFVWVASPSHVAWQDDPLPVALFEAGCAARMRVLNALDVERRPYRCTYSSASLLGLIAVVQAGLAIAGLALCSVPPALQVIGRKEGLPELETLEIGILRNANSRTSAVECLEGFLRAALRP; the protein is encoded by the coding sequence TTGAAGGAAGCCATTCGATATACTGATAGAGCAATGCCAACACCACTTGATCGGGATCTTCTGAAAACTTTTGTCGCCGTTGTCGAGGCGGGAAGTTTTTCCCACGCGGCTCCAAAGATCGGCCGCAGCCAGTCTGCCGTGAGCATGCAAATGCAGCGGCTCGAACAGACGGTCGGCAAGCCGTTGCTGATCCGTGGCGTCAAAGCCGTCGTTCCGAACGCGGCTGGAACCGAACTGCTGGTTCATGCGCGCCGACTCTTGAAATTGTCCGACGAGGCCTGGGCAAGCATCACGCAGCCGGAGGAAATAGGATGCGTGCGTCTCGGCGTTCCCGACGATTATGCCGCCTACCTGTTGCCGCCCGTATTGGCGCGCTTCGCAGCCGAGCATGCTTTGGTAACCGTAGAGCTGGTCTGTGAGCCGTCGTCTGCCTTGGTGGAGGCCATCGGTGCGGGGCGGATCGATCTGGCGATCGTCACCCGCCTGCCCGATCAGGCTATCGAGGTCGTACGGCGGGAACCCTTTGTCTGGGTTGCTTCACCCTCTCATGTCGCATGGCAGGACGATCCGCTTCCGGTCGCTTTGTTCGAGGCCGGGTGCGCGGCGCGAATGCGGGTCTTGAATGCGCTTGACGTCGAGAGGCGACCTTATCGCTGCACCTATTCGAGTGCCAGCCTTCTCGGTCTCATCGCGGTAGTGCAGGCTGGGCTGGCTATTGCCGGCCTGGCCCTTTGCAGCGTTCCGCCCGCGTTGCAAGTGATCGGACGGAAAGAGGGGCTGCCAGAGCTTGAAACGCTTGAAATCGGCATCTTGCGAAATGCAAATTCAAGGACGAGCGCCGTGGAATGCTTGGAGGGTTTCCTACGCGCGGCGCTCAGACCGTGA
- a CDS encoding aldo/keto reductase, translated as MSYRYLGKSALKVSRLALGTMMFGGPADESTSREIVARAKAQGINFLDTADVYQNGATEDVVGRAIQRDRDDWVLATKFGNPGGEGPNQRGTSRKWIVEAVEGSLRRLGTDYIDILYFHRADFHAPLGEAVRAIADLVRAGKVRYFGVSNFRGWRIAETADLADAEGIDRPVASQPLYNLVNRTAEAEQLPAAHAYGLGVVSYSPLARGVLTAKYDSIDNPLAGSRAARQDKRLLETEWRKESVDIARTIREHIADRGIDPVAFALGWVLNNQLVTSAIAGPRTLEQWEGYAKALDYRFTAEDEALVDRLVAAGHPSTPGFTDPGHPVEGRVPRVPAVV; from the coding sequence ATGAGTTATCGCTATTTGGGCAAGAGCGCCCTCAAGGTTTCTCGCCTGGCCCTGGGCACCATGATGTTCGGCGGCCCGGCCGACGAGTCCACCTCGCGCGAGATCGTCGCGCGCGCCAAGGCGCAGGGGATCAATTTTCTCGACACAGCCGACGTGTACCAGAACGGCGCCACCGAGGATGTCGTGGGCCGCGCTATCCAGCGTGACCGCGACGATTGGGTGCTCGCGACGAAGTTCGGCAATCCGGGTGGAGAAGGCCCCAACCAACGGGGCACTTCGCGCAAGTGGATCGTCGAGGCGGTAGAGGGCAGCCTGCGCCGCCTGGGGACCGACTACATCGATATCCTGTATTTTCATCGCGCGGATTTTCACGCCCCGTTGGGCGAGGCGGTGCGCGCCATAGCCGACCTGGTGCGCGCGGGCAAGGTGCGTTATTTCGGCGTATCCAATTTCCGCGGTTGGCGCATCGCCGAGACAGCCGATCTGGCCGATGCCGAAGGCATAGACCGGCCCGTGGCCAGTCAGCCGCTCTACAACCTGGTCAACCGCACGGCCGAGGCCGAGCAACTGCCCGCGGCACACGCCTACGGTCTGGGCGTGGTGTCGTACAGCCCCTTGGCCCGAGGCGTGCTCACGGCCAAGTACGACAGCATCGACAATCCGCTGGCGGGCTCGCGCGCCGCGCGCCAGGACAAGCGCCTGCTGGAGACCGAATGGCGCAAGGAGTCGGTGGACATCGCTCGGACCATCCGCGAGCACATCGCTGACCGAGGCATAGATCCGGTGGCTTTCGCGCTGGGTTGGGTGCTCAACAACCAGCTCGTCACCTCGGCCATTGCCGGTCCGCGCACCCTCGAACAGTGGGAAGGCTACGCCAAGGCGCTGGACTATCGCTTCACGGCCGAGGACGAAGCCCTGGTCGATCGCCTGGTGGCGGCCGGGCATCCATCCACGCCGGGCTTCACCGATCCGGGGCATCCCGTGGAAGGACGCGTGCCTCGCGTGCCGGCCGTTGTCTGA
- a CDS encoding ABC transporter substrate-binding protein: MPSLQHLLVACSLALSLNCASAADTHGATTATIAAATPVHGGTFTYAVAQEPTTLVSFLDTKTDNRNISAKITEGLLRYDLDFKPQPLLATAWRISPDGLRYTFTLRQGVKFHDGADFTADDVRYSILKQKERGPRGSITLANVKDVEMPDAHTAVIVLSKPAPYLINALSSAELPIVPHHVYGDGDPLNSPNISHPIGTGPFMFKEWARGSHLVLERNPNYWRKDRPYLDRVIYRFINDTAAISAAIETGEVNGALNVALSDLDRLQKNPKLRVDDSDDGFLNNALFLEFNLENPILANAKVRHAIAYAIDRHFIGKTIYYGRAQVVNSPVPAVLSRYYDDSAFDYPTDLAHANALLDEAGYPRKDAGTRFELRLSFLPSANFKRVSEYLRATLNRVGIKVAILDGDLPTFLNRVYKERGFDLNVNGLSRLFDPTVGVQRIFWSESLQKAIPWINASHYRNPKVDDLFRQAATETDETRRAAEFKEIQSIVGRDLPVLPLVTVPASLQVYQARVHGLNNSVDLTSGDYADLWLEPESHKEAP, translated from the coding sequence ATGCCTTCCCTGCAGCATCTTCTCGTGGCCTGCTCGCTGGCCCTCTCGCTAAACTGCGCGTCCGCCGCGGACACGCACGGCGCGACCACCGCCACGATCGCGGCCGCAACTCCCGTGCACGGCGGCACGTTCACCTACGCCGTCGCGCAGGAGCCGACCACCCTGGTCTCCTTCCTCGACACCAAGACCGACAATCGCAACATCAGCGCCAAGATCACCGAAGGCCTGCTGCGCTATGACCTCGACTTCAAACCCCAACCCCTGCTCGCCACCGCCTGGCGGATCAGCCCGGACGGCCTGCGCTATACCTTCACGCTGCGCCAGGGGGTCAAGTTTCACGACGGCGCCGATTTCACCGCCGACGACGTGCGCTACTCCATCCTCAAGCAGAAGGAACGGGGGCCGCGCGGCAGCATCACGCTGGCCAATGTCAAGGACGTCGAGATGCCCGATGCGCATACCGCCGTCATCGTATTGAGCAAGCCGGCGCCCTATCTCATCAACGCGCTATCCTCGGCCGAGCTGCCCATCGTGCCGCACCATGTCTACGGCGACGGCGATCCATTGAACAGCCCCAACATCTCCCACCCCATCGGCACCGGTCCCTTCATGTTCAAGGAATGGGCCAGGGGCAGCCATCTGGTGCTTGAGCGCAATCCCAACTACTGGCGTAAAGACCGCCCCTACCTGGACCGGGTGATCTACCGCTTCATCAATGACACCGCCGCCATCTCGGCGGCCATCGAGACAGGCGAGGTCAACGGCGCGCTGAACGTGGCGCTATCCGACCTGGATCGCTTGCAGAAGAATCCCAAACTGCGCGTCGACGACAGTGACGATGGCTTCCTCAACAATGCGCTCTTTCTCGAATTCAATCTTGAGAATCCCATCCTGGCCAATGCCAAGGTGCGCCATGCCATCGCGTACGCCATCGATCGTCATTTCATCGGCAAGACCATCTATTACGGACGGGCCCAGGTGGTCAACTCGCCCGTCCCCGCCGTGCTGTCCCGGTACTATGACGACAGCGCTTTCGACTATCCGACAGACCTCGCCCATGCCAACGCCCTGCTCGACGAGGCCGGCTATCCGCGCAAGGATGCCGGGACACGCTTCGAGCTACGCCTGAGTTTCCTGCCCTCGGCCAACTTCAAGCGCGTGTCCGAATACCTCCGCGCCACGCTCAATCGCGTGGGCATCAAGGTCGCCATTCTCGACGGCGACCTGCCTACCTTCCTGAACCGGGTCTACAAGGAGCGTGGCTTCGACCTGAACGTCAACGGCCTGAGCCGTCTGTTCGACCCGACGGTGGGCGTGCAGCGCATCTTCTGGTCGGAGTCGCTGCAAAAGGCCATTCCGTGGATCAATGCCTCGCACTATCGCAACCCCAAGGTCGACGATCTGTTCCGCCAGGCTGCCACCGAAACGGACGAGACCCGGCGCGCGGCCGAGTTCAAGGAAATCCAGTCCATCGTCGGCCGCGACCTGCCGGTGCTGCCTCTGGTCACGGTGCCCGCGTCCCTGCAGGTCTATCAAGCTCGCGTGCACGGCCTGAACAACAGCGTCGACCTGACTTCCGGCGACTACGCCGATCTCTGGCTGGAACCCGAATCCCACAAGGAAGCCCCGTGA
- a CDS encoding MFS transporter encodes MPMGLTLLLATTCGMMAASIYYVQPLIGPISTALGLSHQASGLIVTMTQVGYGASLLLIAPLADVIENRRLIVGAVLASALALGSAALTGGTISFLVAMLFVGLSAVASQIVVPFASHLVEERIRGRVVGNVVSGIMLGIMLSRPIASFLTDISSWRTVFAVSAAAMTVLAIVLSLCLPQRRPASAMGYAALLASIARLFAETPLLRRRAAYHALLFGAFSLFWTTVPLFLAGPGFRLTQAGIAWFALVGVAGAVAAPLAGRLADKGRTRLATGGAMMLVAVALLLTHIDPGQSSIRLTILALAAIVLDFGVSMNLVVGQRAIFALAPEHRSRLNGLYIAIFFMGGALGSAVGAWSFDRAGWSLASWIGFALPVLALIFFTTERQARSSA; translated from the coding sequence ATGCCTATGGGTCTAACGCTTCTGCTTGCAACGACTTGCGGGATGATGGCGGCCAGTATCTATTATGTGCAGCCGCTGATAGGCCCGATCAGTACCGCGCTTGGCCTCTCTCATCAGGCATCCGGTTTGATCGTCACCATGACGCAGGTGGGCTATGGCGCCAGCTTGTTGCTGATTGCGCCGCTTGCCGACGTTATCGAAAACCGCCGATTAATCGTCGGTGCCGTCTTGGCCAGTGCGCTTGCGTTGGGTAGCGCAGCGCTCACCGGGGGCACTATTTCATTCCTGGTGGCCATGCTCTTCGTCGGACTCAGTGCCGTCGCCTCGCAGATCGTGGTTCCTTTTGCTTCCCATCTCGTGGAGGAACGGATACGCGGGCGGGTCGTGGGAAACGTCGTGAGTGGAATCATGCTCGGCATCATGCTGTCCCGCCCGATTGCCAGTTTCCTGACGGACATATCGTCCTGGCGTACCGTGTTCGCGGTATCGGCCGCGGCGATGACCGTGCTTGCGATCGTCCTTTCCTTGTGCCTGCCACAACGCCGTCCGGCAAGCGCAATGGGCTACGCGGCCCTTCTCGCATCGATAGCACGCCTGTTCGCTGAAACGCCGTTGCTACGGCGCCGCGCCGCCTATCATGCCTTGCTCTTTGGCGCCTTCAGCTTGTTTTGGACTACCGTGCCGCTTTTTCTCGCGGGACCCGGCTTCCGTTTGACCCAGGCCGGCATTGCCTGGTTTGCATTGGTGGGGGTCGCAGGGGCCGTTGCCGCGCCGCTGGCGGGCCGATTGGCCGATAAGGGACGGACACGCCTTGCGACAGGGGGAGCCATGATGCTCGTCGCCGTGGCACTGCTGCTGACGCATATCGATCCGGGTCAATCTTCCATCCGTCTTACCATCCTCGCCCTGGCGGCGATTGTGCTGGACTTCGGCGTTTCGATGAACCTGGTTGTCGGTCAGCGTGCAATCTTCGCATTGGCGCCGGAACATCGCTCCCGCCTGAATGGCCTTTACATCGCGATTTTCTTCATGGGCGGCGCGCTCGGCTCGGCCGTCGGGGCATGGTCTTTTGATCGCGCTGGATGGAGTCTCGCGTCGTGGATCGGATTTGCGCTGCCGGTTCTGGCGCTGATCTTTTTCACGACGGAACGACAGGCCCGCAGTTCCGCGTAG